In a single window of the Nicotiana tomentosiformis chromosome 8, ASM39032v3, whole genome shotgun sequence genome:
- the LOC108946184 gene encoding zinc finger BED domain-containing protein DAYSLEEPER-like encodes MLDTAQNFEKAFDKFHLFDNGFSTYLCSHLCEDGSSAGPLESDDWVNVRNVIAFLARFHELTKKVSGSRYVTCNSHFEDVSELYCHLKMCLISEDEHLRKMAERMQEKFKKYWGEPEKMNKMIFIASVLDPRNKFEYVSLALEELFGEEKGKKINAEVYAYMNSLFEEYLKKYSTGSCPQSSSSSTSSNNTSNTSSGSILTASLIRTKLHLKKQKEDNGSGGAKSELDKYISEEQEPFSEEFDILSW; translated from the coding sequence ATGTTGGATACGGCACAAAACTTTGAAAAGGCCTTTGACAAGTTTCATCTTTTTGATAATGGATTTTCTACTTATCTATGTTCTCATCTTTGTGAAGATGGTAGTAGTGCAGGTCCTCTTGAATCTGATGATTGGGTGAATGTGAGGAATGTGATAGCATTTCTTGCAAGATTTCATGAGCTCACCAAAAAAGTTTCAGGTTCACGTTATGTCACTTGTAATTCTCATTTTGAGGATGTATCTGAACTTTATTGTCATTTGAAAATGTGTTTAATTAGTGAGGATGAGCATTTGAGAAAAATGGCTGAGCGGATGCAAGAAAAGTTcaagaagtattggggtgagcctgaaaagatgaataaaatgatttttattgctTCCGTCTTGGATCCACGTAACAAATTTGAATATGTTAGCCTTGCACTTGAAGAACTTTTTGGGGAggaaaaagggaagaaaataaaTGCTGAGGTGTATGCTTATATGAATTCTTTGTTTGAAGAGTATCTAAAAAAATATTCAACTGGATCTTGTCCTCAATCTTCATCTAGTTCTACTTCATCTAATAACACATCTAATACATCTAGTGGGAGTATTTTAACTGCATCATTAATAAGGACGAAACTTCACTTGAAGAAACAAAAGGAAGACAATGGAAGTGGGGGTGCTAAATCAGAGTTGGATAAATACATTAGTGAAGAACAAGAGCCTTTTAGTGAAGAATTTGATATTTTAAGTTGGTGA